Part of the Novipirellula artificiosorum genome, AAATCACCAAGAGCTTAAGCCGAGAAACGTTGTCCATTTTGGCGTAACCCTGTGCCCTTAACTCATGAAACCGATCACCAACGCCTTTGCGCCGCCATCTCGACCGGTCAATCCCTTTGCGAACTCGCCCTTGTCGAAAACGGCTGGCGGACGCGAGGTGTCGACGGGGATGGATTCGTTTGCGAGCTTGATGAGCGATCAGGTTCACGGCGTCAATTCGATGCAGAACAATGCAAATGAAATGGTTCATTCGTTGTTGACCGGTGGCGACGTGAATGAAGCCGAAGTCTTGACGTCGGTTCAAAAAGCCGACCTCGCCTTTCGCATGTTGTTGCAGGTCCGTAACAAGTTGATGGAAGCCTATCGCGAGGTTCAACAGATACAAATTTGACGCGGACCTTCCGACGGAGGTCGCAAACACCTTGGGCAACGATGACTCTTTAGGAACCCGATACTCCATAGCGCAAAATTCAACAATTCATGAACTTCTTCAACCAATCAACCGAACAGATGCGAGAAGCCTTCAAGGCGATGCCGGTTCAATCGCGAATCATCACGGTGATGTTAGTCGCTGCGATTGCGATCGGCTTGGCATTTTTGGTTCAAGGCAGCGGTTCGACGAGTCATGAACCCTTACTCGGTGGTCGCGTTTTCAACGAAAACGAATTGGATTTGATGGAATTGGCCCTGGGGCACGCGGGGCTAAACGATTTCAAGCGAGAGGGACACCGAATCTACATTCCGAAGGAGGCCCGAAGTGAATACCTTGCTGCACTCAGCGAAGCAAAATCGTTGCCCGTTTCGCTTCAGACGCATTTGCAATCCGCGCACCGTGCAGCCAGCCCGTTTGAGTCAAACGAGCAACGACATGCTCGCGAGATGCACGCAAAGGAACTCGATTTCGGTTCCCATTTGGCCCGTTTTCCTGACATCAAGTTTGCCAGCGTCGACTATGATCGAGCCGAGCGTTTTGGGCTTAGCCGAGCGCGTCCTCAGTCGGCCAGCGTGATCGTGACTCCTGAAGGAACCGACCCGCTGCCGAAATATCGCATTGAGCAAATCAAAGAGATCATTCGAGCGGCTTATGCAGGAATGTCCAGCGAAGACGTATCGGTCGTCGACACGAACTCGGACGGCTCGATTGGATTTGACGAGGATGCGGATCCGTTGGCGGCAAAAAGACGCAACGAGATCGCCTACTATGAACAAAAAATCCGCAAACACTTGCTCGGCTACGGCAACGACATCCAAGTTTCGGTCTATGCCGAGATTGACCCCACCATGGACGTTGAAAAGACGACGCTGAGTTACGACAGCGAACGAACCACGTTACAGGACAAGTCGAAAAAGATCGATACGGAAAGCGTCCGGCCGATGAGCCAAGGTGTTCCTGGGGTGGTCCCCAATGCAATCGGGCTTCGTGCCCAAAGTCTGGATGGCACCGACCCCAACGCACAAGTTTCGAAAACGAAGGAAGACGAGCGAGAAAGCATTGGGGTGGCGGGGCAGCAGTATGAGAATTCTCGCGTGGCTTCACTTCAAACCACTCGCGTTCGAGCTGTGATTACGCTGCCTCAAACGTACTACCAAGAATACTGGAATCAATCGTGGCTGCGTGACAATCCCACAAAAACGATTGACGACGTCGAACCGATGCGCACCGCCGATTTGGAAAAGACCCGTCTGGAGGTCAAAAGCAATATTCAACGAACCGTGACACCTCTATTGCCCGAAGTCAATGCGGGCGAGAGCAAGATCGAATTGGTCGATGTGACCGACTACTTGGTGTTGCCACAGGACGAGATGCCAGAGCCCGACACGGCAAAAATTGCGTTGACTTGGCTGTCCCAATCATGGCGAACGATCGCTTTGATCTTCCTTGCATTGGTCGCACTGCTTGTCGCTCGGTCAGCGATTCGAAGCAGTGGTGATGGAGTCCCAGGGGAATTCAATGAAGGTTTTGGGCTTGAACTTCCCGCGGCACCCACGTTGGTCGCCGAAGACTCGACCAAAAGCGAAGCGATGGAAATTACAGGAGGCACGTTGAAAGACGAGTTGGTAACGATTGTCGAAAGCAATCCTGAGATCGCAGCCAACGTGATCCGAAGCTGGGTCGCCGAAGCTGCATGACGTGCTTGAGTTCGTCGCCTGCTTCGTGCGCAGGTACCGCTAAACGTGAACTCCAACGGGATGCCAGAACACTTCCGGCTCCCACGCCCCGCGACGGTCAAGATCCTATTTCGCTCTTTCCTTGCGAGGGGTGGTTCGCTTACATAGTATTCTCGTTAGCTGATCGACGACCGTGTTTCGCACCGGAGAATCCGCACTATGACAGCCGCTATGAAGACAACGGCAAATCGAGAAGCTGCGATGAGGCGTGTTGCGATCGTGCTAAGCAGCCTGCCAGCTGCGGTGGCTGCTAACTTGATCAGCAGCATCGACCCTGAATCGAAAAAGGTACTACGCCGCACGATGGCATCCTTGTCGGATGTGGACCCCCTAGAACGGCGCCGTGCCCTATCCGCCTTCAAAGGGCTCGTGCAGCAATCCCCAACGGAGCTTGCTGCCGCGCCGATTGACGAAATTTCTTTCCCCCACGATCCAGCCCCTGGCGATGCTTCGTTTCAAAGCCACGTTTTGAAACAGCTTCGGAGCGAATCACAAACTCAATCGGGTGAGGCTGCGGCAAACCTCCCCACCCCGTTGTCCTTCTTAGCCGACGTTGAAGATGACGTGCTTGTCCGTTTACTTTCGGATGAACACCCACAAGCGGTCGCGCTGGTCCTGGCGTCCATCTCACCGGCCCAAGCTGCGCGGGTTCTGCCACGCCTTGAATCGAGCATTCAAAATGACGCGCTCCGTCGGATCGGTCGGCTCGGCGATGTTCCCACCGAAGCGATCGAAGAATTGGCGGGCCATCTCCGGCAGCGCGTTGAACGCCAAAACGAGCAACAGGAAAACTCGACGGGGCAACGGGCCCTGAGTGCCATCTTGGCTGCGATGCCGAAACAAACGCAACCCAGCGAGCCGGATTCTGCAAAGCAAGCGTTCGAAAAGTCACCACCGAATATCACTCCACGGCCGGCAGCTGCCGAAACGCCGATCGAAGTCCATTCGCTGCGCGTGGCACCGGGGACCCACGTGACGGCGGACGACGTGCAAGTGGAACAACACGCCCCCCGAATCAAACCCGAATCAGAACGCAACACAGCAACGGGATCGGATGAGCCGATTTTGCAGTCGACCGACGCGACCCACAACTATCTGGTGAAGCTATCCGCCAAAGAACTCTGCCAAGCCCTCGCACAAGTGGAGATGCGAATCGCACTGCTGACACTGTGTGGGTTACCCAACCCGGTTTGTGATGCGGCCATGCGTTGTTTACCGAGGGCTCATGCGAAACAAGTTCGTACGCAAATGAACTCACTCGCCTCAATTCAATTGCATGATATCGACCAGGCCAAAGCGACCGTGGCCGCGGCGTCACTCAAGCAACGACGCACCGCCAGCGACGCGACGAAGCGTGCAAGAAAGACCGCGATAGCGGCGTAAGGCAGCGAAGCCGCAAGTAGCGTGCGGTGGCTCCGAAACCTACTCGTCCGAAGAAAACAACCATTCGCCCGATCACGGATTAAGGCGACACCGAGAAAAGGATGCAAACACAATATGGCGATCGTCTTGAAGTCGAATCGACCGTCCGATGCCGCGGATGCCTCCGACGCAGCTCGAAAAGTAACCGGATTGGCTGGGTTCAATCTTGAGGACTTTGCCGACCAGGGACGCCAAAGGTTGGAGCAATGCCGCGATCAAGTTCGACAATGGGTCGAGGATGCCAACCGCGAAGCAGCGACGATTCGAAAGCAAGCACACGACCAAGGCTATCAACAGGGATTGGCCAAAGCCGCAGTGGATGCGGATAAAAAGGTGAAACAGCAAGCAGAGAAATTGGCCACCGACTCGTTACAACGGATCCATCAAGCGGTCCAGCAGTTGCATGAGACGTACCAATCGTGGATGCAGCAGTACACGGAATCCTTGAGCTCGATCGCCATCAGTGCTGCAGAGAAAGTCATCAAGCGGAAGTTGGAACAAGACGCCCAGATTCTCGTCTCCTGGGCCGATGAGGCGGTGCGTAGCGCGCGATCGGCGACTCAACTGACACTTGCGGTTCATCCCGAAACCCTGGCCCACCTCGGCCAAACCCTCGATGAATTGCTCGCCTCCCCTGATTTGCCGGAGCAAACCACGGTCGAGCCCGATGAGACCGTGGCAATCGATGCGGTCGTGATTCGCCAAGTCGGCGGAGAGATTCGAGCGGGACTCGATGAACAGCTCGGTCGATTGCGGGAGATGTTATCGTGAGTTCGTCCGATTTTCGCTACACGCTTGATCCGCCCAAGTTTCACTTACCAGGCCCCACGGCTCGACTCATTTCGGAATCGATCACGTTTGAAATCAGCGGGCGCGTTGCCGCCGTGCGCGGCGATTCGATCGAACTCGAGGGGATCACCGCACCGATCGGTGCGATCTGTGAAATCAATCCCAACAGCCCGGATCGACGCCTCGTCAAAGTGATTGGCTTTCAAGGCGTACGCCCCATTGTCGCTCCGATGGAAACCATGGGCCAGATCGCTGCCGGCGACAAAGTCCGGCTGCTATCTCGATCGATCAACCTTCGTGCAGGCGCCTCGCTGTGTGGCCGAGTGATCGATGCCTTCGGTCGACCGATTGATAACCGCCCGTTGCCCGATGATCTGACCTTGGTGGATACGACTCGCCAACCTCCTGAATCCCTCGATCGTCCCCCCATCGATACGGCGTTGCAAACCGGTGTGCGAGCGATCGACACCATGCTGACTTGTGGCAACGGCCAACGACTCGGCATCTTTGCTGGATCCGGCGTCGGAAAGAGCACCCTACTGGGCATGTTGGCTCGAGGATCCAGTGCAGACCGGATTGTGATTTGCATGGTCGGCGAACGAGGTCGTGAAGTCCAGGAATTCATCCAGCGTTGCTTAGGCAAGGAAGGCTTGCAACGCAGCGTTGTGGTCGTCGCCACAAGCGATCGACCCGCCGCACAACGCATTGCCGCGACTTGGACCGCCACCGCAATTGCAGAGTCCTTTCGCGATGAGGGAAAGAACGTGCTGCTGCTGGTCGATTCGGTGACCCGCTTGGCGATGGCTCAACGTGAACTCGGGTTGGCTGCCGGTGAACCACCGACCACGCGCGGGTACCCGCCAAGCGTCTTCAACCTACTTCCGCAAGTTGTCGAACGGGCGGGACGAACGAACCATGGTTCAATCACGGCGTTCTACACGGTCTTGGTGGAAGGTGACGACAACAATGAACCGATCGCCGATACGCTGCGTGGACTGCTTGATGGCCACATCGTTCTCAGTCGCGACCTGGCCGCTCAAGCACATTGGCCACCCATCGATGTGCTACAGAGTCTGAGCCGCTTGCAGCCTCACTTGGTGCCAGCCGATACGATGAAGACAGTCAATTCGGCGCGAGCCCATTTGAGCACCTATCAGAAAAACGCGGACCTGATTTCGATTGGTGCCTATCGCACCGGCAGCGACCCCAATGTGGATGCCGCAATCGCGATGCGAGACCCAATGAAGTTGTTCTTGTCACAAGACGCATCGGAGATTGCTCCGATGGAACAATCCTTGACGGCACTCGAAGCACTGATTCGCCGTCCGACGCCACCCGTTGTCGCCCCACCTCAATAAACACGCGGTACCACCGCCAGCAACGTCAACATGAAATTTGAATTTCGTTTCGCATCGATCCTGCATCTTCGCTGCCGCCAACGTGACGAGGCGGGTGGAAAGGTAGGCGAAGCCAATGCAGCGATCGCAAAAATCGATAGCCAGATCGAAAGCATTCAAGAAGAACGGCGCACCCTGACTGCTGAAGACGCAAGCAGTCGCGTCGGAGAAGTCTCTGTCGATCGCCTGCTCACAAAGGGCCGATATGACTTACAGTTGCAGGCTGACATCAAATCGTTGCGTGAAACACGATCCAAGTTAGTCGAGGAATTGGAACGGCGACAAGTCAAACTGAAAGAAGCCGAAACGGAAGTCAAAAAATTCGAGCGGATGCAAGAAATTGAATTGAAGAGATACCGCGGCGAAATGCTACGCCGAGAACAAGTCGAAATGGATGAATTGAACAATCGCCGAACTGCGATGGCGCGGCACACTTCTTCGTAGGGCGGCACGGCCGCAGCGGAGTGAGCTGCCGCTCGCGCTGGCGTCGGCCCGCTTCCGTTGGGCGCTGGAATCGTGTTCGAACAACAATGGAACCTTACTCATGCTAAGAAAACTCACCAACTCCTTCGCCGCCTTTTGTGTTGCCACCGTTCTGACGCAAATGATGCTCGTTGGCTTTTTTCTTTTCCGTGGCACCATCAACGGCAACACGGGAACCAAAGTCGTCGCCTTGCTCAATGGAATTGATATCACTGGAAATCGGCTTCAGCAGATTCTGCAACAGAGTGAGGATATTGAGCAGCCCGACTTTGAAGAGATTTTGCAAGCAAGGAAAATGGAAAGCCTGGAGATGGACATGCGCCTACGTAGTCAAAATGAGTACCGTGACGAGCTCAGCACGAAGGAAGCAGCACTCCGCGAAGAACAGGCTTTTTTTGACGAACGACGCGAAGCATTCACGGAAAAGCTGAAAAAAATGGAACAAGGAGCTCGCGACAAAGGGGTGCAAGAGGTGCAACGGACCTTGCAAGCACTCGACGCCGTGCAAGCAAAGGAACAGCTTTTGAGAATTTATGACGATGAAAGAATTGATGAGGTCGTCAATATCATTCAAGCCATGGCGATCGAAAAACGAAAAGATATATTAGCGGAGTTTGCGACGCCGGCCGAAGCGGACAAGCTCGCCGAGATCCTTCGCCGCATTGGTGAAGGCTATCCAACAACGGCACTGATCAATCAGGCAGGTGGCGGCTGACGATTTGCGAGCGGGTTCTCCTCTCCGCATTTCCTCTCGCTGATCCACCGGGGGACCGCAAAGATGAGCGATACGCAAACGAATATCTCCACCGGCAGTGCTGCGCCGACGTCGCCACGCTGGCGCGATCGACTTGGTGCGGCTGGTTTGCAGATCGGGGCCGTCGATCCCTCCCAAGGACTTCTTGACGCTTTTGCGGAGATTTTTTCCCAAATGGCGGCGACGAAGGCTCCTTCCGAAAATCGCACGCAACCCAGCCCCGATTCGTCCGAGCGTGAGACCGACGACGAGCGAGATCCCGTCACGCAGCAGGACGAACGACCACGAGCAACATCCTCCCCTGAGCAGGAGCCACACGCGGTATTCGTAGACATTCCCGTGGACACGCAAAATGCAGACCACGAAATCGGTGAACACGGCATGGATCTAAAGCCGCAAGCGAATGTCAGCGAGGCTCCATCTAGCCGCCA contains:
- the fliE gene encoding flagellar hook-basal body complex protein FliE, which codes for MKPITNAFAPPSRPVNPFANSPLSKTAGGREVSTGMDSFASLMSDQVHGVNSMQNNANEMVHSLLTGGDVNEAEVLTSVQKADLAFRMLLQVRNKLMEAYREVQQIQI
- a CDS encoding FliH/SctL family protein yields the protein MAIVLKSNRPSDAADASDAARKVTGLAGFNLEDFADQGRQRLEQCRDQVRQWVEDANREAATIRKQAHDQGYQQGLAKAAVDADKKVKQQAEKLATDSLQRIHQAVQQLHETYQSWMQQYTESLSSIAISAAEKVIKRKLEQDAQILVSWADEAVRSARSATQLTLAVHPETLAHLGQTLDELLASPDLPEQTTVEPDETVAIDAVVIRQVGGEIRAGLDEQLGRLREMLS
- a CDS encoding FliI/YscN family ATPase gives rise to the protein MSSSDFRYTLDPPKFHLPGPTARLISESITFEISGRVAAVRGDSIELEGITAPIGAICEINPNSPDRRLVKVIGFQGVRPIVAPMETMGQIAAGDKVRLLSRSINLRAGASLCGRVIDAFGRPIDNRPLPDDLTLVDTTRQPPESLDRPPIDTALQTGVRAIDTMLTCGNGQRLGIFAGSGVGKSTLLGMLARGSSADRIVICMVGERGREVQEFIQRCLGKEGLQRSVVVVATSDRPAAQRIAATWTATAIAESFRDEGKNVLLLVDSVTRLAMAQRELGLAAGEPPTTRGYPPSVFNLLPQVVERAGRTNHGSITAFYTVLVEGDDNNEPIADTLRGLLDGHIVLSRDLAAQAHWPPIDVLQSLSRLQPHLVPADTMKTVNSARAHLSTYQKNADLISIGAYRTGSDPNVDAAIAMRDPMKLFLSQDASEIAPMEQSLTALEALIRRPTPPVVAPPQ
- a CDS encoding beta-cystathionase; the encoded protein is MNFFNQSTEQMREAFKAMPVQSRIITVMLVAAIAIGLAFLVQGSGSTSHEPLLGGRVFNENELDLMELALGHAGLNDFKREGHRIYIPKEARSEYLAALSEAKSLPVSLQTHLQSAHRAASPFESNEQRHAREMHAKELDFGSHLARFPDIKFASVDYDRAERFGLSRARPQSASVIVTPEGTDPLPKYRIEQIKEIIRAAYAGMSSEDVSVVDTNSDGSIGFDEDADPLAAKRRNEIAYYEQKIRKHLLGYGNDIQVSVYAEIDPTMDVEKTTLSYDSERTTLQDKSKKIDTESVRPMSQGVPGVVPNAIGLRAQSLDGTDPNAQVSKTKEDERESIGVAGQQYENSRVASLQTTRVRAVITLPQTYYQEYWNQSWLRDNPTKTIDDVEPMRTADLEKTRLEVKSNIQRTVTPLLPEVNAGESKIELVDVTDYLVLPQDEMPEPDTAKIALTWLSQSWRTIALIFLALVALLVARSAIRSSGDGVPGEFNEGFGLELPAAPTLVAEDSTKSEAMEITGGTLKDELVTIVESNPEIAANVIRSWVAEAA
- the fliJ gene encoding flagellar export protein FliJ, with protein sequence MKFEFRFASILHLRCRQRDEAGGKVGEANAAIAKIDSQIESIQEERRTLTAEDASSRVGEVSVDRLLTKGRYDLQLQADIKSLRETRSKLVEELERRQVKLKEAETEVKKFERMQEIELKRYRGEMLRREQVEMDELNNRRTAMARHTSS